In Formosa haliotis, the sequence CAATATTAGAGAATTTAGAAACCGAGTTTATCACAACGAACCGATTTGCTTTAATGGAAATGTCATTGATTTTACAGAAGCGACAAATATAAAAAACGAGATTTACGAATTATTGGAATGGATAGATGCTGACTTAACCGATTATGTGGATTATTTCAACGGAATAGACACGAAAATAAATATGGTAAATAACCTATAAAAACTATGCCCAACAATGGCTATAAGTAATTGCTTGTTCTCGCCTACTTCTGAAAATCCTCGCGGATTTTCAGTTTGGTGTGTACTGGCAAAGTTAAGTGCTAAACCACGCAACTACTCATAGCCGAGACCGTTAGGGCTAATTTCCAAAACAAAATACTTTATGAGTAATAAAACACATATTGAGAAAACAGGAGCCGAAACAAAATCAATTGGATTCGATTTTCAATATTACTTTTTCTTGTGGAAATTATTAACCCTAAATAAAGGTGAATCTGTTGGTTTAGAGGTAAAAGATGATGTACACACTGAACTAAAAAATGATATTAATATTTTTTATCAAGTTAAGCACTCTGTACAAAAAATAAGCAGGGTGATATAAAAATATGACCGCATCTGATATTGATTTATGGAAAACGTTATATAATTGGGCGAAAGTAATAAGTGATGAAAATGACAACCGAAAAGAAATAAAATCACAATTGGAATTTATTCATAAATCTCATTTTGTGATGTGGAGTAATAAAAATAATAGCTCTAAAAATCAAATTATTGACAATATAGAAAAACTAAAGAACAAGACTATTTCTATTGATAATTTCATCAAAAACATCAAGAAATTTGAGGAAAACTCAGAGAATGATACAATAAAAAAATACATAACCGAATTTTTACTTTTAGATAAAAATGTTCTTAATCATTACATATCAAAAATCACTTTTGAACTAGGTGAAGATGAAATACTTCAAAATTGTAAAGACGCAATAGAAACAAAGTTAATTCCAAAAAATAAAGTTGATGATGTTTTTGCAAAAATTGATTCAAGGATAAGAGAAGATAATTTTATAGAAATTAAAACTGGTAATAAAATTCAAATCAGTTTTGAAGATTTTCAGAAAAAATACAGAAAGTATTTTAATAATACCCGAACAGAAAAGCTACAAATTGTACCTCTAACAATCGATTTACCCGATAAATTAGAAAGTCAAATATTCATTAAACAATTATTAGAGATTAATGATATTGAAATTGATGAAATAGATTTGATGGCTAAATTCACACGTTTTAAACTTAATCTAGAAAACAATATTGCTCATTGGTATAAAGAGGGAGAAATAACTATTGAAGAGATTAACAGTTACCGAGATGAAGCCAAATTGAAGTGGTTTAATAAATTTAGAGCTCTAACTAAAAAATCAGATTTTAATGATGAATTTAGTTTGGATATTTTAAATCATCTAAGAGAAGTAAAACTTAAAATTGATGGTCAAGAATTAAGTACTGAATTGAGTAATGGTGAATTTTATTATTTATCTGATTTACCAGAAATTGGATGGAAAAAAGATTGGGAAAAACATAAAAAATGAATTTAGAAAACTATAACAATATTGGAATCACCTCTATAGCCATAAGCTCTGTTTTGTCTTTATCTAAAGAGCTCTCTATATCTAAAGCTTTACTTATTATGCCTTTATTTACAAGCAAAGCCTTAACAGCACATTTATCAAGAAAAACAACTGAAATAAAAAGTATTGAAAAATTAATATCTGAAAAAACTCCTTTATTTTCAAATTTTAATAAAAGGTATTATGATACATTAGCTAATTCACTAAATGCAATACAACTTTTAATTGAGACTAATAGCATTTTAATTAAAGATGGTAATTTAATTAATAATCAGCACTTTAATTTTGAGAAAGCTATGGGTAAAAGAGCTGATAAAATAAATTTAGCATCTAAAAATGTATCAAAATTACTAAATGAAAATACTGAAAAACTTTACTTAAATCTTAGAATAGAATTATGAAATATAATATTGAAAAAATAATTCTTTGGCTTAAAAATGGAAAAAAAAGAGAATTAGAGTTTAAGCCTAACAAGGTTAATGTAATTACGGGAGATAGTAATACAGGAAAAACAGCTATTTTAGAAATAATAGATTATTGTTTTTTTTCTAGTAAATCAACAATTTCAGAAAGTATTATTAATGAGAATGTTTCTTGGTATGGTTTAAAAATAAACATAAACGATAAAAAATATACCATTGGAAGAAAGGCTTTATTTGAAGGAAATGTTTCAAGTGAGTATTATTTTTCATCTATAGGTGAAATTCCTTTAAAGATTCCAGAATCAAATAATACTGAGGAAAATATAAAATCAATAATCGAAACTGAATTTAGCATAGATAAAACAGTTTCATTTCCTATTGGTTATGGAAGTAATAATATTAAAGTAGGTTCTAAGATTTCAATACGATATTTTTTGATGTTTAATATTATTTCTCAAGACCTCATTACAAACTCACAAGGAATATTTTTTGATAAACAAAATGAATCGAGATACAGAGATGCGTTACCTAGAATTTTTGATATTGCTACTGGTATAGAAAAAATTGAAAACATACTCAAAAAAGAGAAAAAAGTAGAATTAGAAAAGAAACTAGCAAAACTAAAACGTAAAGAATCTGAAATATCTAAAAAAACAGAATATTTTCAACGAGAACAAAAAGCATTAGTAAAAAAAGCTAAAGAATTTTCCTTAATAAACCCTGACACAGTTGAAAAAGAAGCCGTAGGCGAATTAAATGAAGTTGTAAATGGTGCTATAATAGTAACTGGAACAGGTGTTGAAAGAGCAAAATTAGAAAAAGAAAGAAATATCATTAAACGAAAAATCAAGAATTTAAAAGATTTCACTAATGAATATTCTATTTTCAAAAAGAATCTAACGGATGTTGAAGACAGTTTAAAACCTATAACTTTTATTCAGAGAGAAACAGACAAAATAATTAAAACAGGTAATTTCAAAAGTCTTATTTCACAATTATCCACCGAGCTAAATGAAATAAAAGAAGCTAGAAAAACAAAAACTCCAATTGACAAACAGGTTTTAGACGAAATTTCTCAATTAACCACACAATTGTCTTCTTTAGAAGATAAATTAGAATCCTTACCTAAGGAGAATAAAATTTTCGAAAATGAGAAGGAAAAATATATGTTTATAGGAGAAGTAAAAGCCAAAATAAACTTATACTCAAAATCAGACTCATCTCCATCAGTTTCTGTAAAAACAGAAATACAAAAAATAGAAGAAGAGCTAGAATCAATAATAATTACTGACACAGAAACAAAAAGAGAATTAACAATAAAGTTGATAGAAGAAATTATACAAGAGTATATGATTACTGTTGATAATGCAATGGAAAATTATAAAGATTTTTTACCTGTGTTTGATTACAAAACCAAATCTTTATTATTAAGAAAACCTAAAACAACGTTTTATGAAAATGTTGGAAGTAGTTCTAATCATATGTTTTTACATTTATTTTTTTCATTAGCAATACACGAAATAATTTTTAAAAACGAATCTCCTTATGTAGCTCCATTTATAGTTATTGACCAACCAAGTAGACCTTATTACGGAGATGATGGAAAAACAAGATTGGATAAAGACCATAGTGATGATTACAAAATAACTCAGGCTTTTAAATTATTAGATAAATTCATTGAAGAAAGAAACGAAAATGGAGGTGAATTCCAAATGATTGTATTTGAACATATTTCAAAGAATTTATTTAAAGATATGAAAAATGTTTACCTAGTCGATTCTGAATTTAAGAATGGAAATGCATTAATTCCCAAAAAAATGATATAAAAAACTAGCCCTAACAACGTATATAAAAAATAGCGGTTTAATCGCTTAATCAAAAGTAAATGAATAAATAAAAGGTCAGTTATAAACCGAAAAATTAGCACTTAAAAATCCGCTACTTTTCATATACAAAACCGTTAGCTACAATTTCAAAACTCACTCAAACGCGGATTTAACGCCAAGTTTTGAGATAAATTTATCACTCAAATTCCACAAAAAAATAATTCCTGATTTTAGAATCTTAAAGGTTTAATTAAAACAAAAACTCAAACCGATTTTTACTCAAACGGAATTAAAATCTTCAAAAAAATAAACATAAAACAAATCTTCTGGAATTTCTCACTCAGTCGGTTTTAGGAAATTTAATCAAAATTAATTCCAAAAAGAAAAATACAAATTTTCAAGAATTGATCACTCACACTGATAAAAAAAAAAGAAAAATCTAAATGGCTGAACTGAACGGAAAATAAAAACTGTAGCTAACACCGTTTATAAAAAATGCTTACTTTAGTTCAAGCCTAAGTTTTGTGCCCTTTTGTTTGCTTCTGATTTTCCTTCGGAAAATCCTCGCTACCAAAATCGCACATTTCATAAACAAACACGTTCTACGCAATTTGCCAAATCAACATTATTTGATGCTTCATTTAGAGTTTTTCGATTTTTAAGATTAATAAAACTGAAATTTAATAAACTGATTTTCATAAATTTACGCGGAATTTATCACTCAAACGGATTTTCAAAACGTGCGGAAAATGTTGAATTTAAGGATTTGTCAAAATTCATTTTTTTACATCGAAAATTGAGCTTCACGAAAAGTTTTAGCTTAAAAACAGAACCGCTAAATGTTGCGGAAAGATTGCTTTAAAAAGTTTTCCAAAATTCAGTTTTTGACGATAACCATTTTTGAAATCCAAAGTTTTGGTTGAATGATTTTATGTAATAACGTTGCGAACAAATATTGCGGATTGAAAAGCAGCTATTATTGAAATTTTAAAATAAACAACAATATTATAACAACTGAAATTTAAACAAAACACAAAAAAACTGCGCACAATCGAGTAGACGGGTGACGACTTAAAAGTCGTCACTGCGCCTCTCACACCACCGTACGTACGGGTCTCGTATACGGCGGTTCACCAAATTGAAGATTGCGTATTATTAATGTAATCTAGCAAAGGTTTATACCCTTTTCGTTTAAGCCTAGAAACTGTAATAGTAGTCTTTAAAATAGGACTTTGAGCGACTGCCCAACCTCCCATTCTTGTTCTACTCCAAGCATAGGCTTGTCCGATTTCTATACCTAATTGAATTAGGTTTTTACGTTTCCGCTCTAGCTTTTTCCAATCGTGCCAAATGCAATAGCGCAACCGATTTCTTAACCACTCATCTAGCTTTTTAACTTTTGCATAGATATTGGTTAAGCGGTAGTTATTCATCCAGCCTCGACAGACTTGATTAAGCCGTTCTAGGCGTTCGAATAACGACATCGGTTTGGTTTTCTTGGTGATGCTTTTTAGGTCACGTTTTAACTTTGCCCAACTTTTATTAGCCACTACAAGTACGTATTGTCCTTTGACTCCCTTTTTATAAATGGGTACAAATCCATGACCAAGTAACTCAAAGTTTACAGGTCTGCAGATGCTACTTTTGGTTTTATTTATAGGTAATTTAAGTCTATCTCTTAAAAAGATAAACAGTTTATTTCCTATAGTTTTTGCCTCGCTTTTACTTTTAGCGTAAACGCTAAAGTCGTCTGCGTAGCGCACATAGCGCAAGATCATACTTTTCATTTCTTTATCCAAAACATCTAACATAATATTAGATAATAAAGGACTAATGGGACTGCCTTGCGGAATACCTTTTCTGCGCTTTTTCAGCTTCCCATTTATTAAAATGGGAGCTCTTAGCCATTTTCGGATTAATCGCAAGGTGGTTGGACATTTTACTTTGCGGTAGATAAGTTGAAGTAAAATACAGTGGTCTACTTCATCAAAAAATCCTTGTAAATCAATATCTACAATATCTTGGTAACCGGAATTGATATACCCTTGGGCTTGTAATACTGCTTTTTGGATGTTCTTTTGTGGACGAAAACCATAACTAACAGGTTCAAAATCATATTCAAAATGAACCATTAATTGTTGGCTTACTGCCTGTTGTAGCCACCTATCTACTACTGTTGGAATTCCTAATAGTCGGGTTTTACCCTGTCCTTTAGGAATGCTTACTCCTAAAATTGAATCTGGCACATAGCTATTTGTGCGAATAGCAGATAATATAAGCGAACGGTTTTCTAATATGTATGCTGAAAGTGCCGTTGTTTTCATACCATCTACGCCGCTCGCACCTTTATTGCGCTCCACTTGTCGTGTCGCTTTAAATAGGTTTGTTGCCGATAATACCTGTTCAATCATAGGTTTAATAATTCGTGTACTTCTGTTAGTTTAAAACTAGGCTAGCTAAGCATCCTAATCAAATTCCAACCTAATTTAATGTTCAGTCCTTCCTTACCCGTGAGACCTGTACAATTCTTGTTGTACCTCGTTTCCTGTAAGTACTATGACTTCTGCTGACTTCTCTACATAACCAACTCGTAGTTGTAGAGATCTCCCCAGGTAATGGCATCTTCTTTCCCTCAATTCCTGCCGTATCTACATACTTACCCTTTTAGTAATCTTGGGGCGTTACAATGATGTGGTTGCTTACCCAAGTAAATATGCCTCTGTATACGGTTTCTGTTCGTCAGTACCGAGTTTTGTAGTTCCGCTTCCTTCAGATAAAACCTCACGGTTTTCACCCTTGCGACTTACTAATGCTTCAAGACGTTACTCCTGCGCATAAGGGACTTGCACCCTATAGATTAATTATTTACCTTTCCGTAAATCAAAAGATACTCATGCTGGGCACACACAACGTGTATGTTTCATGGCTGGTTTTCGTTTACTTATGAAAAACCTTGTTGATTTTCAATTCAGTTTTTATTAACTAAATTTGGTGCTAAATCACGCCACAAATCATACACAAAACCGTTACCTGCAAGCTGACTCACTCATACGCTTTGAAATACTAAAAAATGATTAAAATATATTTTGACTGGAATGTTCTTTCACAAATGAAAAACGGTAAGCATTCCGAGTTAAAAGAAATAATTCAAGACAACGAAAAATTATTAATTCCGTTTTCAACATCACATATAAACGATTTATCTTCAAATTTCAATAATTCACCTAAACAAAAAGAATATATTAATTCTGATTTAGAATTTATTTCAAGCGTTACCAACGAATATTGTCTATTTAATAATGGTAAAGGAATTGTCTTAGATTTTTATCCACCAAAAGAATTATTCGAACAAAATATCTCTGACAAAGACACTTTTAATGACTTGAGTATTGATGGACTAATGAAAAATTTTGAAGATGATGAATTATCTAAAAGTCTAGTAAAACCAATATTTGACTTACTTAAATCCTTACCTATCGAGGAATCTTTTAAGCAGGCTTTCGATAATCCGGAAAGTTCTAAAGTTATGGATAAAATGTTTCCTGGTTTAAAAGAAAACCCAACTATGGATGGATTTTTTAAAAGTTTCAGTAAAATGAACTTTAATTTAAACGAATTAGAGGGTTACAAAGATTTAAGACAAACTGTCCAAAGTGGTACAGGAATCAATAGAGATAAAATTTTCGACACAGAAAATCCTTTTGATTTAATTCAAAAAAGTTATGACAAACTAGGTGTTTCACTTGACCAATTAAAACAGGAATCAAAATACAGTCCACAATGGTTTGATGACATTACAAATGAGTATCTTAAACTAGATATGCACGGTTATCAAGAAGATAAAGTAAATGTTAAAAAAGGAAGAAAGGAAACATTCAAAAATACAACTGATGATGGATTTCACGCCTCTTTTGCATCAACTTGTAATATTTATGTGATTAACGACAACAAGTCTTATAAAAAGACCAAAAAAGTCTATGAAAAACTGAACATTAATACGAGAGTATTTAAACCAGATGAGTTCATCGATTTTTACAAAAAATTTTTAGATTATAACAATCCGATAATAGATTTAAGAATCATACAAGACATTCTTAATTCAGATAACTTTTATGAATCAAAAACCGAAGATGGAATTTACAAGACATACTACTTTCCATTCTTTTTATTTGGTTTTTTTAATAAAATTATTTGCTTTTACCCAACAGATGAATCAGAAGAAAGTTCAACCTTTTTAAGTCAAGATAAGCCAACTAATTGGTTCATCATACCAAAAGAAGTAGAAATACTCGTCAAACGATTATTAATATATTTTGGTACAGACTTATATAACGAAGGCGAATTAAAACCAGATGAATTTAACAATGAGAAATGGGAAGGAAGAAAATGGAAATTTGAAAACCTGACATTAAGACTTCAATCTATAAACGGATTTGTACAATTATATTGGGACTATGAAAAAGAAAAAGCCAGCAGGTAACAACGTGTATAATTCATTGCTAGTTCTAGCCTACTTACGAAAGTCCTCGCGGACTTTCTATCTGTGATTTATTTGCTAACTTTAGTGCTTAATCCACGCAACGAAATCATACACAAGACCGTTGTGTGCAATATCGGCAGCCTTTAAAAAAATGATAATGATATTTTTTAAATCGAATTACAATTGAACAAAACATTAATAAAAATCATAATCCTTAGTTTCTTTTTTGGAGCATGTTCATCCAGC encodes:
- a CDS encoding three component ABC system middle component; its protein translation is MNLENYNNIGITSIAISSVLSLSKELSISKALLIMPLFTSKALTAHLSRKTTEIKSIEKLISEKTPLFSNFNKRYYDTLANSLNAIQLLIETNSILIKDGNLINNQHFNFEKAMGKRADKINLASKNVSKLLNENTEKLYLNLRIEL
- a CDS encoding DUF3732 domain-containing protein gives rise to the protein MKYNIEKIILWLKNGKKRELEFKPNKVNVITGDSNTGKTAILEIIDYCFFSSKSTISESIINENVSWYGLKININDKKYTIGRKALFEGNVSSEYYFSSIGEIPLKIPESNNTEENIKSIIETEFSIDKTVSFPIGYGSNNIKVGSKISIRYFLMFNIISQDLITNSQGIFFDKQNESRYRDALPRIFDIATGIEKIENILKKEKKVELEKKLAKLKRKESEISKKTEYFQREQKALVKKAKEFSLINPDTVEKEAVGELNEVVNGAIIVTGTGVERAKLEKERNIIKRKIKNLKDFTNEYSIFKKNLTDVEDSLKPITFIQRETDKIIKTGNFKSLISQLSTELNEIKEARKTKTPIDKQVLDEISQLTTQLSSLEDKLESLPKENKIFENEKEKYMFIGEVKAKINLYSKSDSSPSVSVKTEIQKIEEELESIIITDTETKRELTIKLIEEIIQEYMITVDNAMENYKDFLPVFDYKTKSLLLRKPKTTFYENVGSSSNHMFLHLFFSLAIHEIIFKNESPYVAPFIVIDQPSRPYYGDDGKTRLDKDHSDDYKITQAFKLLDKFIEERNENGGEFQMIVFEHISKNLFKDMKNVYLVDSEFKNGNALIPKKMI
- the ltrA gene encoding group II intron reverse transcriptase/maturase → MIEQVLSATNLFKATRQVERNKGASGVDGMKTTALSAYILENRSLILSAIRTNSYVPDSILGVSIPKGQGKTRLLGIPTVVDRWLQQAVSQQLMVHFEYDFEPVSYGFRPQKNIQKAVLQAQGYINSGYQDIVDIDLQGFFDEVDHCILLQLIYRKVKCPTTLRLIRKWLRAPILINGKLKKRRKGIPQGSPISPLLSNIMLDVLDKEMKSMILRYVRYADDFSVYAKSKSEAKTIGNKLFIFLRDRLKLPINKTKSSICRPVNFELLGHGFVPIYKKGVKGQYVLVVANKSWAKLKRDLKSITKKTKPMSLFERLERLNQVCRGWMNNYRLTNIYAKVKKLDEWLRNRLRYCIWHDWKKLERKRKNLIQLGIEIGQAYAWSRTRMGGWAVAQSPILKTTITVSRLKRKGYKPLLDYINNTQSSIW